Part of the Juglans regia cultivar Chandler chromosome 14, Walnut 2.0, whole genome shotgun sequence genome, tatataaagtGGGCGTCGCTTTGTCTACCATTATTATAAGAAAGATTGAGGAATATAATTTTCAcgctataagaaaattatttattttttattagttattttctgtaaaaatgattatttcttaataaaataagtctattttcatcacaaataatcattctcgttgtaaatatatatttttcttgtagtgccaaTTGCGTTTGAAGATGGATATATATACAAGGCCAAGAATTTTGAACCACCGATATATTGTTTGCAGTACGTACGTATACGCAACAATTAACACCACTTTTCACTATCATAAAATCTCCAaattaaaatgcaaaaaaacATGATGCATGCACAGTAGCAAAGATCATATAAATtagatcaaagaaaataaaagcaaaagcCAAATAGAATACACGAAcataacattattatatatatactatatatattactccAGTCTCCAGCATATCGTTgtaaatataacattaattgCATGCAGATATCTAGATGATGCGAATTAAAATGCTAGCGATTCAGATCGATTTCAGTGCTTTTTGATGAATTCTTTGATCCCAGCAATGAGATTAGAGGTTTGCTTTGTCGTGTTAGGGTCCATATCCACAGCAATTTTGTTGAGATAGAAACTGTGACCCACTCCAGTGCTAATAAACAGCTCCACGTCCTTGTTAGCCTTCTTCATGGCCTCGTAGAACTCCATCTCTGTGTCTATCAACAAGTCCTGATCTGCTATGCAAAGCAGGTAAGGTGGCAGCTTAAGCCCCTCTAATGGCGGCGCTGCTGGCCCCATCGGACATGTTATTGGGTGGTCTTTGTTGCACCCAACAGGTAATGCCAAGCTCAGGAATTTGTCCACCATGTCTAGAGTTAGGAAAGGTGTCTGAGGTTGCTCTAACTCAGACCTGCTCCTCTCAGAGCGGACATATCCCGGGTGGATTGGAACCGCTCCGGCTAGTCTTAACGGACTCAAATCCGCCTTCCCAGCTCTTGCAGCCACTTCATGGACAAGGTTCCCTCCCGAGCTATCTCCAACGAGGAAAACACGGTTGAAGTCTGCGCTCTCCTTGAGCCAGCTGGGCCCGTACGACTCACCTCGAGCCAAGGAGCTCAGCCAGAGGAGCGTGGAGTAGCCATCATCAATGGCTGCTGGGAGACGGTGCTCAGGAGCACGGCGTAAGAAGGCCGAGACACAAATCACTCGAGATGAACGTGCaaggtgtgtgtatatatgataGTAGATGTACCAGTCAGCCTGGCTAATGCAAAAACCGCCTCCATGGAAGTGGACTACGATGGGAAACTTTTCGGTTTCCCCGGGCTTTTTCTCTGGGAGATAAACCCGAGCCTTGAGATTAGACTTTTCACACATGAAGATGTCGCGTGTGGATACTCCGTCGACGAATTCATCATGGGATGGGACTGGCTCGGCCATGAACTTTACCTCTGGGGGTCCAGTCCATGTTCGGTCGACCGATCCATCATCATAAATTCTCAGCCATCCAGATACGTCATCGACGAGCTTCTTCTCACGGACCATGGTTCTACTTGAATAAAACGGTGGTACTAGGTAGGACTCTCTTTGCTTATGGTTCGATACAGCAAAAGAATGAACGACATTGCTCTCTTTATATAAAGAAGTTAAAGGCGTGTGCTTATGTGAGAAAGAGGAAGTTTCAGGGTCATTACACatcgaaataaataaaaaaaatcgtttTCTTTCTACGGAAATTAAGCCATGACTACAGAccttaaacaatattaattggATTATAATTAATCATAGTATGTACGTAAGACTTGACTTGATGATAATCAAGTATGTAcatgtaattcttttaattttgtaggTCGcggtataaatatatatgtatatattatattatatagtcattATTGTGAAATTAATTACCAATTGTCCTAAAAACTTAAGATATGAGAGGAGGTagattttagtatttaatttatatattaacactCTCCCTTATGTGTGAGCTAAACTCTCCTAAATAAGTGGACCAAACACTTGGAATATTTAATTGAATGAGGTAAAGTGTATAGTGATCATAAGTCTGATATTATGTAAAACTACCATTTATTCTAAACGTTTGAACTGATAGAAGAatgtagattttgttatttaatttatatcttaacaattataactaatttctcaaacttccataCAGATGGCCCGGTGtcaggttgcgtttggatgttgaactgaattgaattgatttgaggtttttatgaatagtaataagttgtGTGAGTTTTGTGGAacccacttaagatgagtttaagtgtgtttggatgttaagataaatttaaatatatttataagaaattgtaaaattattggGTCCcacaattaattattattgttgatataaCAGCTTTGTCTCCACTTATTGGCGCCAAACCTGCAagcaaaattaaagaaatgaaaggaaaaaaaggattGTACTTGCTGATGACTGAATTTTTCTTAaccccacaaaaataaaaatgtcaatgGAAAATGAGAGGATTTTCTGTTGGGAAACGGAAAAGGATAAAAATTTCAGATGGAGGAAACATATATGTCAGGTGGGGTCCAGTCaatgatagaaatttaaaaagctGTGGGCCCAACTACTAATTTCATGTTTAAACTACATTGAGAGGAGATAAAATttgagtttagatgttgaacCCAATCTAAAAATAAAGTGAACTAAACTTAATTAtgcatccaaacgaagcctcaaTATCATCTATAAGAATAATTATTGAGTTGGgatcaataaatataataagaagaGTGGTGCTAGTGTGCAGCTTAGTTTTGATCGCTAGGTGTGTCCTTTAGTAAAAattctctatattatttttatgt contains:
- the LOC109012294 gene encoding probable carboxylesterase 15, with the protein product MVREKKLVDDVSGWLRIYDDGSVDRTWTGPPEVKFMAEPVPSHDEFVDGVSTRDIFMCEKSNLKARVYLPEKKPGETEKFPIVVHFHGGGFCISQADWYIYYHIYTHLARSSRVICVSAFLRRAPEHRLPAAIDDGYSTLLWLSSLARGESYGPSWLKESADFNRVFLVGDSSGGNLVHEVAARAGKADLSPLRLAGAVPIHPGYVRSERSRSELEQPQTPFLTLDMVDKFLSLALPVGCNKDHPITCPMGPAAPPLEGLKLPPYLLCIADQDLLIDTEMEFYEAMKKANKDVELFISTGVGHSFYLNKIAVDMDPNTTKQTSNLIAGIKEFIKKH